The following are encoded together in the Babesia microti strain RI chromosome II, complete genome genome:
- a CDS encoding protein phosphatase inhibitor 2 (I2) (overlaps_old_locusTagID:BBM_II04050) has product MDQSHDPSTQNVLLSRVVGKKISWDEAVIAEHDKVRGTREKISEPNTPYHLSTSEHSSDSENLDTSNSEFSVQSYMGRDSIAEKKIIQQVSSRLNQLQQSNDPLNECQSDFRFQGDENSSPKYNYNLNFKERRKKHYDEYHRLKISNISDEDS; this is encoded by the exons ATGGATCAAAGTCATGACCCAAGCACACAAAATGTATTGCTAAGTCGTGTTGTTGggaaaaaaatttcatggGACGAAGCTGTCATTGCAGAGCATGATAAAGTTAGGGGTACTAGGGAAAAAATCTCTGAACCTAACACTCCCTACCACCTCTCTACCTCA GAGCACTCCTCGGACAGTGAAAATCTAGATACCTCCAACTCCGAATTTAGCGTGCAGTCTTACATGGGTAGAGACAGTATCGCagaaaaaaaaatcattcaaCAAGTATCCTCCAGGTTAAACCAATTACAACAATCGAACGACCCCTTGAATGAGTGTCAGAGTGACTTCAGATTTCAAGGAGATGAAAATTCCAGTCCTAAATATAACTACAACTTGAACTTTAAGGAGAGAAGGAAGAAGCACTACGACGAGTATCACAGATTGAAAATTAGCAATATAAGTGACGAAGACTCATGA
- a CDS encoding hypothetical protein (overlaps_old_locusTagID:BBM_II04070), producing MTLVDMGAGVPGDGEIKPIRQEKTVEIMVEEIREKIVELPRIQYLEKIVEYIKPVIQYKIKEVRRPVYIERVLHVPKILEEEKIIEVPQIKYVERIVEVPTYVYKERIIEVPVPMIRETIIPVLKVHRVEREVEIPTVSFLVDNRTINDDGFDSTNNVNFVSMEVNRTLNAELDTVNVDKGGHIDNVVSNEEILDGKNDDLAMNKAKLMFGFDEHLREWVASWRSWRSWTFTDFRIWANKNIKEPHSKTGNSHNEYINVVDNDEEIRHGRFRLRRGGKGKRNISTDAISVTDNLGISKIPPTKSMIADIAKLNHFTGSCYMRGYVHT from the coding sequence ATGACATTAGTAGATATGGGTGCAGGCGTGCCGGGTGACGGGGAAATAAAACCCATTAGGCAAGAGAAGACGGTGGAAATAATGGTGGAAGAGATTAGGGAGAAGATTGTGGAACTTCCCAGAATTCAATATTTGGAGAAAATTGTAGAATATATAAAACCGGTCATCCAATATAAAATCAAGGAGGTTAGACGTCCAGTGTACATTGAAAGAGTTTTGCACGTACCAAAGATTTTGGAGGAAGAGAAGATCATTGAAGTACCTCAAATCAAATATGTAGAGAGGATTGTGGAAGTGCCAACGTATGTCTATAAGGAAAGGATTATTGAAGTACCTGTTCCTATGATTAGGGAGACCATTATACCAGTATTGAAAGTTCATAGGGTAGAACGGGAGGTTGAGATACCTACAGTGTCATTTTTAGTCGACAATAGAACGATTAATGATGACGGTTTTGATAGCACcaataatgtaaattttgtatcaATGGAGGTTAACCGCACACTAAACGCCGAGCTGGATACAGTTAACGTAGATAAGGGTGGGCATATTGATAATGTTGTTTCGAATGAGGAGATTTTAGATGGTAAGAATGACGATTTGGCTATGAATAAAGCGAAACTGATGTTTGGTTTTGACGAGCATTTGCGAGAATGGGTCGCCAGTTGGAGGAGTTGGAGATCCTGGACTTTCACAGATTTCAGAATTTGGGCCAATAAAAACATCAAAGAACCCCATTCCAAAACTGGCAATTCCcataatgaatatatcaatgtaGTTGACAATGACGAGGAGATTAGGCATGGAAGGTTTAGGTTGAGACGAGGTGGTAAGGGTAAGCGCAACATATCAACTGATGCGATTTCTGTAACTGATAACTTGGGAATCTCAAAAATACCTCCAACAAAATCTATGATTGCTGATATTGCCAAATTAAATCACTTTACTGGTAGTTGCTACATGAGGGGTTATGTACACACATAA
- a CDS encoding Protein dopey-1 (overlaps_old_locusTagID:BBM_II04060) has product METSQREFGDTYRSRNERKRLIAEIQAVLQSFEKAKEWADLNNALQRLQKCISKPILTYIPQKEIVCKRLAQCLNPHLPSGVHTRTLEVYASILQKIGTSGLIKDLALFSSGLFPFFSYSATSIRPIFLNIIESFYIPLGKHLMPCLVGLLLCILPGLEDDKSDCFAKVHETLNSICDCVTEAHFMWALWTILLKASKIRYFTLKVIALRLAPGVPSHSDARLKVLLPNRETLVLNALIASFRDECPLVMRTLSDMLVNHFPLNWVKFTKREKLALIECTLVLVNKAEWSFTRSLYKWLFNISNDFSAPMHTGEYDSMAHEASEDMGNEELDLAYFRKHVKSDFIEAIKGLLQNKPSTIDELMEPIKMIVSLVSDIDLHGLANEVMPDLSLPILKYVSFDYDEDEWKVDMVNRAKMIFDPTLTPPHFIFEAIGRGFRELVEANNLNTTQEWDELLQLLYIYIEQIISNPKYLITGMRGLLNQAFTSLQSISIDDDILTNILILVKDILQKLDNAVKTSHLIDEDYGMENVFSESIELRSSVIFFLQHYYKDALDKYLASSESEIKVVTLDQLNNLTINLARLSQLGWDGDKVPVWIFTLAACSQSSSDVFTCRSARTLIELMKLDNRVRKQLTDSGDIYNISKHLYCMLDMKYETSHSEIVFLLLELHELCISTPSEVEKTLMESLSDTRSVNKMDAISRFSVLWKYSHIHFPNFPVFQDAVGLVLDFVTDRDPHIRYHARSFLSDAVMHLPHLVDSIIISLLSIDENYSEIEWGPHEGGGTDRPLTMSARSNFSNKGLPTVQSPSPKDTDKMVHMFKHLSSILTCEGQSTTEAMQRSILSPNLMKAIEAYRTSKMPSKVTAHVCPASAAYSATYLGALSNMDGKSWFPQLVDVNNDSYDDDCIFDYVDLLVIIALNYICINVDISYIMQAVTTNNLKKIHGDSMDATMAKSLLDCGVQSNDEDTLVMFRCTAIEFLKLFLSTIQPTARAKEVSCLISRPLICMLLYFHLHRETVIQTQLLLLLKVVLYKSHLSGPFVSSYTKWLISVLRNKQSETDEEMTELGLSVPPSAAPSTTKFRLWDFAFANDEGTPNIIADGYVSGVVEDAILKAISAKEQKVQNLRALGGCAILGLVLRLCCNGATIAADLLNSYVEFSLLSTRYMPPRLLYSFVSTLMHEFCLQLKDRQDIGIECMSIYLKGLLDLCGCATGIISQGSVRPWGTERGTPRYSNERATPTVANRDSWILKPTLSISHAECKTEEAGGPVEPARFRLWDVVDSCVQCLAFLGAEGEGGDAYFSCPKQAHAQSTFIRARGAEAMGGQVLSIFNLLYTKLPLYFVEGCLATWGSCYPKKQDHTTVANAKRKKKAMLGALSSMKVDLPGLCSHILDMFESYCKGDKFKETSQGIHLLACSVRESVMMEFIKELLILSAGTYVSEESNVGGKGAADPSASVLGIVNRTASLVLRYWRQPVMAIWSLHMYLSIDKLMTIRSIHLESKQARKRISSLVLNVLLCGAKSFHKTGSSLSPSQFDMEPPLPAYLELLADKIGDPRVIAGDDLPISDGELSSTNIYYLAYNCLGQLLLFCYDICHLKRTSPLAGIVLRTLCENLVANVVPALAKKGGKRPSASAPPGGEGGTLYSSISMDFSDFQANPINTPNQWRYRYLALLLVRHLPYRFYSPCLYYMKQPIVEMLNSPGFFYMDRRSLLCLMKLVSTIVQEDLKEEKGLVKLDAYAVPYSTSVFSLKANEAQQRCSCLKRLSFVIYSCENDTFAGHISKILERITDSIRYLELEKNGMGEDEVALQAQILLTMRILLLKMSQGYLMVLWPVLLSELIKVFDRNKLKLALFCSSMDAVDKVIYNDSDVRLLLEAVKTINVACTLRLYDFLIFQWIFVPCVAPEPDAGSEGAQPHSSVDLSGVKLDKAYIEQNFLPFYTIIKYLYQRKDGVPIEATYHVSKAIALGLNESQDQGRVNLSRINRHIENDLMELDHDLVDLYPEISVHSIYKVYHKASLRPL; this is encoded by the exons ATGGAGACCTCGCAAAGGGAATTTGGTGACACGTATAGGTCTCGAAACGAACGAAAGAGACTTATAGCAGAGATCCAAGCGGTTTTACAGAGTTTTGAAAAGGCGAAGGAATGGGCTGACTTGAACAATGCATTGCAACGCCTGCAGAAATGCATAAGCAAGCCTATCCTAACATATATACCTCAAAAGGAAATTGTTTGCAAGCGGCTAGCACAATGCCTAAATCCTCACCTCCCCTCAGGAGTCCACACTAGGACACTAGAGGTTTACGCAtctattttacaaaaaatagGGACCTCCGGATTGATAAAGGATCTAGCCCTCTTCAGTTCCGGACTTTTCCCCTTTTTTTCATATTCTGCCACCTCAATTCGCcctatatttttaaacataATTGAATCCTTTTACATTCCGTTAGGCAAGCACTTAATGCCCTGCCTCGTGGGTCTCCTACTATGTATACTACCAGGGCTGGAGGACGATAAGAGTGACTGTTTCGCCAAGGTACACGAGACGCTGAATAGTATTTGTGATTGCGTGACTGAGGCACATTTCATGTGGGCCCTTTGGACAATTTTACTGAAAGCTAGCAAgattagatattttacgTTGAAAGTTATAGCGCTGAGACTGGCACCGGGCGTACCATCTCACTCGGATGCAAGACTGAAAGTATTATTACCAAACCGCGAGACCCTAGTTCTAAACGCATTGATTGCTTCATTTCGCGATGAATGTCCACTTGTAATGCGAACATTATCAGATATGTTAGTGAACCACTTTCCACTGAATTGGGTGAAGTTTACAAAGCGCGAGAAGCTTGCCCTAATAGAGTGTACACTTGTGTTGGTCAACAAGGCGGAGTGGTCGTTTACCAGAAGTTTGTACAAGTGGTTATTCAACATTTCAAATGACTTTTCTGCGCCGATGCATACGGGCGAATACGACAGCATGGCCCACGAGGCCAGCGAAGACATGGGCAACGAGGAGTTGGACCTCGCGTATTTTCGAAAGCACGTGAAGAGTGACTTTATTGAGGCGATTAAGGGCTTGTTGCAAAACAAGCCCAGTACAATTGACGAGCTGATGGAGCCAATCAAGATGATCGTGTCTTTGGTATCAGACATAGATTTGCATGGTCTTGCTAACGAGGTAATGCCCGACCTATCGCTGCCAATCCTAAAGTACGTATCTTTCGACTATGATGAGGACGAATGGAAGGTGGACATGGTGAATCGCGCCAAGATGATATTTGATCCCACCTTAACCCCTCCTCATTTTATATTTGAGGCGATTGGTAGGGGTTTCAGGGAGTTGGTGGAAGCgaacaatttgaatacGACACAAGAGTGGGACGAGCTACTCCAgttgttgtatatatacattgaGCAGATAATTTCCAACCCCAAGTATTTGATTACGGGCATGAGAGGGCTACTGAATCAGGCCTTTACGTCTTTGCAGTCTATATCAATCGACGATGATATACTGACGAACATTCTGATACTGGTGAAGGACATTTTACAGAAGCTTGACAACGCAGTTAAAACGAGCCACTTAATCGATGAGGACTACGGAATGGAGAATGTGTTTTCAGAGTCAATTGAGTTGCGTAGTTCCgtgatattttttttacaGCACTACTACAAGGATGCGctggataaatatttagcgTCTTCGGAATCTGAGATAAAGGTGGTGACATTGGACCAGCTAAACAATTTGACGATAAATTTGGCCCGCCTATCCCAGTTGGGTTGGGATGGGGACAAGGTCCCCGTCTGGATATTTACGCTGGCGGCGTGTTCACAGAGCAGCAGTGACGTGTTTACCTGTCGTTCCGCCAGGACCCTGATTGAGTTGATGAAATTGGACAACAGGGTTCGAAAGCAGTTGACCGATAGCGGGGATATATACAACATATCTAAGCACCTTTACTGCATGTTGGACATGAAGTACGAGACATCTCACTCTGAGATAGTATTTTTACTGTTAGAGCTGCATGAATTATGCATTAGCACTCCAAGTGAGGTGGAGAAAACGTTGATGGAGTCATTGAGCGACACGCGCAGCGTGAACAAGATGGATGCGATATCCCGGTTTTCCGTTTTATGGAAATACTCGCACATTCACTTTCCCAACTTTCCAGTGTTTCAAGATGCAGTGGGGCTAGTATTGGATTTCGTCACCGATAGGGACCCGCATATCCGTTACCATGCTCGATCGTTTTTATCTGACGCAGTGATGCACCTCCCCCACTTGGTTGACAGCATTATCATCAGCCTGCTGTCTATCGACGAAAATTATTCCGAGATAGAGTGGGGTCCGCATGAGGGCGGCGGGACGGACCGTCCCCTCACCATGAGCGCCAGGAGCAACTTTTCCAACAAGGGACTCCCCACTGTGCAATCGCCTTCGCCCAAAG ATACCGACAAGATGGTTCACATGTTCAAGCACCTCTCCTCCATCCTAACCTGCGAGGGCCAGTCAACCACCGAAGCCATGCAAAGGTCAATCCTCTCGCCAAATCTGATGAAAGCCATTGAGGCGTACCGGACGTCTAAGATGCCATCTAAGGTAACTGCCCATGTCTGCCCGGCTTCCGCCGCCTACTCTGCCACCTACCTCGGAGCCCTATCCAATATGGACGGCAAGAGCTGGTTCCCCCAGCTAGTAGATGTTAACAACGACTCATACGACGACGATTGCATATTTGACTACGTGGATCTGCTAGTAATAATTGCGCTCAATTACATCTGCATTAACGTCGACATATCATACATCATGCAGGCGGTGACCACGAACAATCTTAAAAAAATACACGGCGACTCCATGGATGCAACGATGGCAAAATCCCTTCTGGACTGCGGCGTACAGTCCAATGACGAAGATACGCTTGTTATGTTCAGGTGCACTGCCATAGAATTCCTCAAACTGTTCCTCTCCACAATCCAACCGACGGCGCGGGCAAAGGAGGTTTCATGCCTAATTTCCAGGCCACTCATCTGCATGTTGCTCTACTTTCACCTGCATAGAGAGACGGTGATACAGACGCAGCTGCTGCTGCTGCTGAAGGTGGTACTCTACAAATCGCACTTATCCGGGCCATTCGTCAGCAGCTACACGAAGTGGCTAATATCAGTCCTGCGGAACAAACAGTCAGAGACGGACGAGGAGATGACAGAGCTTGGTCTCTCAGTGCCCCCCTCAGCCGCCCCATCAACCACAAAATTCAGACTGTGGGACTTTGCGTTTGCCAACGACGAGGGGACGCCCAATATAATCGCCGATGGCTACGTCTCTGGAGTGGTTGAAGATGCGATTTTGAAGGCCATATCGGCCAAGGAGCAGAAGGTTCAAAACCTGCGCGCCCTTGGGGGGTGCGCAATTTTGGGACTCGTACTGCGTCTGTGCTGCAACGGCGCCACCATTGCCGCCGATCTCCTAAACTCATACGTCGAGTTTTCCCTCCTTTCCACGCGCTACATGCCGCCAAGGCTCTTGTATTCGTTCGTATCCACGCTCATGCACGAGTTCTGCCTGCAGCTCAAGGACAGGCAGGATATCGGGATAGAATGCATGAGCATTTACCTGAAGGGTCTGCTGGACCTCTGCGGCTGTGCAACAGGCATAATTTCGCAGGGCTCGGTGAGGCCCTGGGGCACCGAGCGCGGGACTCCGAGGTATAGCAATGAGCGCGCCACACCGACGGTTGCCAACCGCGACTCTTGGATCCTCAAGCCAACGCTCTCCATTTCTCACGCTGAGTGTAAGACGGAAGAGGCGGGCGGGCCCGTAGAGCCCGCCAGGTTCAGGCTGTGGGACGTGGTGGACTCTTGCGTACAGTGCCTCGCGTTCCTGGGGGCCGAGGGGGAGGGGGGCGACGCCTACTTCTCGTGCCCCAAGCAGGCCCACGCGCAGTCCACTTTCATCCGGGCACGCGGGGCGGAGGCGATGGGAGGGCAGGTGCTTTCAATTTTCAACCTGCTTTACACTAAGCTGCCCTTATACTTTGTGGAGGGCTGCCTGGCCACTTGGGGCAGCTGCTACCCCAAGAAGCAGGACCACACGACCGTGGCTAACGCTAAGAGGAAGAAGAAGGCGATGCTGGGCGCGCTAAGTTCGATGAAGGTGGACCTTCCGGGTCTCTGTTCCCACATTTTGGACATGTTTGAGAGCTACTGCAAGGGCGACAAATTCAAAGAGACGAGCCAGGGTATTCATTTGTTGGCGTGTTCCGTGCGTGAATCAGTGATGATGGAGTTTATTAAAGAGTTGTTGATATTATCTGCGGGTACATACGTGTCCGAAGAGTCTAATGTGGGCGGTAAGGGTGCGGCAGACCCTTCCGCATCGGTGCTGGGTATTGTGAATAGGACGGCATCGCTGGTGCTACGCTATTGGCGCCAGCCTGTCATGGCAATATGGAGTTTGCACATGTACCTAAGCATTGACAAGTTGATGACAATCCGCAGTATCCATTTGGAAAGCAAGCAGGCGCGTAAGCGCATTTCATCACTGGTTCTGAACGTGTTGCTGTGCGGTGCAAAGAGTTTCCACAAGACAGGGTCGTCTCTATCGCCCTCGCAGTTTGACATGGAGCCCCCCCTTCCGGCGTACTTGGAGCTGCTGGCAGACAAGATCGGGGACCCGCGCGTGATAGCCGGGGACGACTTACCCATATCTGACGGCGAGCTATCGTCTACCAACATATACTATTTGGCCTACAACTGCCTTGGGCAGCTTTTGTTGTTTTGCTACGACATATGTCACTTAAAGCGCACCTCTCCCCTGGCGGGTATCGTGCTGCGCACACTGTGTGAGAATTTGGTGGCAAATGTGGTCCCGGCGCTGGCGAAGAAGGGGGGGAAAAGGCCCAGCGCGAGCGCCCCGCCTGGGGGCGAGGGCGGCACCCTGTACTCGAGCATTTCCATGGATTTTTCAGACTTTCAGGCCAACCCGATCAACACGCCTAACCAGTGGAGGTATCGCTACCTGGCGCTACTGCTGGTGCGCCACCTGCCGTACAGGTTTTACAGCCCTTGCCTATACTACATGAAACAGCCCATAGTGGAGATGCTAAACTCGCCGGGGTTCTTCTACATGGACCGGCGCAGCTTGCTGTGCCTAATGAAGCTGGTGAGTACTATAGTACAGGAGGACCTAAAGGAGGAGAAGGGGCTCGTGAAGCTAGACGCCTACGCCGTTCCGTACTCGACGTCGGTTTTTTCGCTGAAGGCGAATGAGGCGCAGCAGCGCTGCAGCTGCCTGAAGCGGCTGAGCTTCGTCATATACAGCTGCGAGAACGACACCTTCGCCGGGCACATTTCTAAGATACTGGAGCGAATAACTGATAGCATTCGGTACTTGGAGTTGGAGAAGAACGGGATGGGGGAGGATGAGGTGGCGCTGCAGGCTCAGATCCTGCTTACCATGCGCATTTTGCTGCTGAAGATGTCCCAGGGGTACCTAATGGTGCTTTGGCCCGTGCTATTATCAGAGCTTATAAAGGTGTTTGACCGCAACAAGCTGAAGCTCGCGCTGTTTTGCTCGAGCATGGACGCGGTGGATAAGGTCATTTACAACGATAGCGACGTGAGGTTGCTTTTGGAGGCGGTCAAGACAATAAACGTAGCTTGCACTCTTCGACTTTACGACTTTCTCATATTTCAGTGGATTTTTGTCCCCTGCGTGGCGCCGGAGCCGGATGCGGGCTCCGAGGGCGCGCAGCCGCACTCTAGCGTCGACCTGAGTGGCGTGAAACTGGACAAGGCCTACATTGAGCAAAACTTCCTTCCCTTTTATACCATTATCAAGTACCTCTATCAGAGGAAGGACGGCGTGCCTATAGAGGCTACCTACCACGTGAGCAAGGCGATAGCCCTGGGGCTAAACGAGAGCCAGGATCAGGGCCGCGTGAATTTGTCGCGAATAAATAGGCACATTGAGAATGACTTGATGGAGCTGGACCATGATTTGGTTGACTTGTACCCTGAGATTTCAGTTCACTCGATCTACAAGGTCTACCACAAGGCCAGTCTCCGGCCGCTGTAG
- a CDS encoding hypothetical protein (overlaps_old_locusTagID:BBM_II04045): MAHISDVGCFVTLADSLVIIDPNKLSQFISNDLAFRGGGEVISMPLQLLHPIKPGLWSVYAIIAESTEAHYKVSNVEQLVCVSTSEMEWNFSSVDVLNALDWTHYTPPEGVIFPYKSEIDTTSGQVGIFCLESIRNAEKDENFNNTSWLQQMEMATCNKVQVGLSDLPNSPIGCVFSPICGHKVELKVVNFHHSNEIWAFKLSKS; the protein is encoded by the coding sequence ATGGCACATATATCTGACGTGGGATGTTTTGTTACCTTAGCAGATTCATTGGTGATAATTGACccaaacaaattatctcAGTTCATTTCGAATGATCTGGCTTTTCGCGGAGGCGGAGAAGTCATTTCAATGCCCTTACAACTACTTCATCCCATTAAACCGGGGCTGTGGTCAGTTTACGCCATAATAGCTGAGTCAACAGAAGCACATTACAAAGTATCAAATGTTGAACAGTTAGTTTGTGTTTCCACGTCGGAGATGGAATGGAACTTCTCATCCGTTGATGTTCTAAATGCGTTGGATTGGACACATTACACCCCGCCGGAAGGAGTTATATTTCCCTATAAATCGGAAATTGACACCACCAGTGGTCAAGTTGGAATTTTTTGCCTAGAGTCAATTAGAAATGCGGAGAaagatgaaaatttcaacaatACCTCATGGCTGCAACAGATGGAGATGGCTACTTGTAACAAGGTCCAAGTGGGATTGTCTGACTTGCCAAACTCTCCCATAGGATGCGTATTTTCACCAATTTGCGGTCACAAGGTGGAACTAAAGGTTGTTAATTTTCACCATTCAAATGAGATATGGGCTTTTAAACTTTCAAAATCTTAA
- a CDS encoding histone acetyltransferase (overlaps_old_locusTagID:BBM_II04055): protein MESDGNFNSSDNSFEISSSPISEIVKRVVTRIVDECNRCVDPFQANITLTNGTNCDTDNKGFGDSVSPPAKEAFPFAEYYVRYPVSQRRNFVESRIEIAKGDSHTVSLLSNAICAAIGYQQLPKPSDKFSYNISPATYAQIYWRWKDFLRKHMPAGASLCDVFSSDFLKVVIILLGDGLREELDKTSFRYCGDLVLAMLLMECGVAAEEALSVTKRIYSSNDKQLESLLPSETGLGFLHRDAGGAREEDLGIISFECITNDREPGHMIKLISVKNIFSRQLPKMPREYIVRLVFDRSHYTFCLLKNSKVIGGICFRPYFEQAFAEIAFLAVTSTEQVKGYGTRIMNHLKEHVKKSNIEYFLTYADNFAIGYFKKQGFSQKITMPKERWYGYIKDYDGGTLMECYISPNINYLRLSDMLSMQKNLVRQCIKIIKPLKVYPGLEIFNNNNNNGTNSTDPSQGAETSRNIILRPCDIPGLIEAGYQETTNTLQVKDGCLKDSILELLDILEKQQSSWPFKKPVKQSEAPDYYDIITKPTDISTMRKRAKHGEYRTKTEFGEELKRMFDNCRLYNTPHTIYYKYANELQSYIWPIYESMRE, encoded by the exons ATGGAATCAGACGGAAATTTTAACTCAAGTGATAACTCATTTGAAATTTCATCCTCGCCCATTTCAGAAATTGTTAAACGTGTTGTTACGCGGATTGTGGATGAGTGTAACAGATGTGTCGATCCATTTCAGGCAAATATCACGCTTACAAACGGGACCAACTGCGATACAGATAATAAGGGCTTTGGAGATTCAGTCTCACCCCCCGCTAAGGAAGCCTTTCCATTTGCTGAATATTACGTAAGATATCCCGTCTCTCAAAGAAGAAATTTTGTAGAGTCTAGGATAGAAATTGCCAAGGGCGATTCTCACACTGTATCACTACTTTCAAACGCAATTTGCGCTGCAATCGGCTATCAACAACTTCCTAAGCCCTCGgataaatttagttataACATTTCGCCGGCCACTTATGCCCAAATATACTGGAGGTGGAAGGATTTCTTGAGGAAACATATGCCGGCCGGCGCAAGTCTTTGCGATGTTTTCTCTAGCGACTTTTTAAAAgttgttattatattactGGGGGATGGACTGAGGGAAGAATTGGATAAAACTTCATTCAGATACTGCGGAGACTTAGTGCTTGCAATGCTGCTGATGGAGTGCGGTGTAGCTGCGGAGGAGGCCCTAAGCGTTACTAAAAGAATCTATTCCTCGAACGATAAGCAGCTCGAGTCACTATTGCCTTCTGAAACCGGGCTGGGATTCTTGCACAGAGACGCTGGCGGGGCTAGAGAAGAAGACTTGGGCATAATTTCCTTTGAATGTATTACCAATGACAGGGAACCGGGCCATatgattaaattaatatcggtaaaaaatattttttccCGGCAGTTGCCAAAAATGCCCAGGGAGTATATCGTCCGCCTTGTTTTCGACAGATCGCATTACACATTTTGTCTGCTAAAAAATAGCAAAGTTATTGGAGGAATATGCTTCCGTCCGTATTTTGAACAGGCTTTCGCGGAAATTGCCTTTTTGGCAGTAACGTCTACAGAGCAGGTTAAGGGCTATGGCACTAGGATAATGAATCACCTCAAGGAACACGTTAAAAAGAGCAATATTGAATACTTTCTAACCTATGCGGATAATTTTGCTATTGGATACTTTAAGAAGCAAGGGTTTtctcaaaaaattacaatgcCCAAGGAGAGATGGTACGGTTATATTAAGGATTATGATGGAGGAACGCTTATGGAGTGTTATATATCGCCAAATATTAACTATTTGAGACTTTCGGATATGTTGTCGAtgcaaaaaaatttagtTAGACAgtgtataaaaattattaaaccTCTCAAAGTCTATCCCGGGCTTGAAATATTcaacaataacaataataatggaACGAATAGCACCGACCCTTCTCAAGGCGCTGAAACTTCTCGCAATATCATACTGAGGCCCTGTGATATTCCAGGACTCATAGAGGCTGGGTATCAGGAGACAACAAACACTCTACAAGTTAAGG ATGGCTGTTTAAAGGATTCGATATTGGAGCTATTAGATATTCTTGAAAAGCAGCAATCTTCTTGGCCGTTTAAAAAACCGGTTAAACAATCAGAAGCACCAGATTATTATGATATCATAACCAAGCCGACGGATATATCCACCATGAGAAAACGCGCCAAACAT GGAGAATACAGAACAAAAACTGAATTTGGCGAGGAACTTAAGAGAATGTTTGACAACTGCAGACTGTATAACACACCACACACCATCTACTACAAATATGCAAATGAACTACAGTCGTATATTTGGCCCATCTACGAAAGCATGAGGGAATAG